GGGAGGGGGATCGACCATGTCGTGTATCCTGCTCGGGCCACTTTCGGGGGTGGTGTAATCGGCAACACGACAGGTTCTGGCCCTGTTATTGGGGGTTCGAGTCCTCCCCCCCGAGCGAGTCCGGGCATCCGCCGAGGTGTCCGTCTCCCTGGCCCCGTCGTCTAGAGGCCCAGGACGCCGCCCTCTCAAGGCGGTAACGCCGGTTCAAATCCGGTCGGGGCTACCACCCAGGAACCGTTGCCTGGCAACGGTTCCTGCGCGTTGGAGGCAGTTGGACCGTCGCCACCACGACCACCAACCGCGCTCGACGTGCTCGCAGAGGCGATGGGCCGCGACTGGATCGACCAACGAGCGGTCGCCTGGCGGGCCGAGCCGAGGGGGCGCTTGGCAGACCGGACCGGAGGATCCCCCTCGACTCGGCGTGCGGCGCTCGTCGATCCCCCGGAAACCGGGGGATTGCGGGGACACCTGCGAACCGTACGGACGGCCACCCACGCTGTCTCCCGCTCGGCGGGGGACCGGCGAGCGGTCGCCCTGCGACGCGAGCCGAGAGGGGCACTTGGCCGCCACACACTGCCCGGCCCCCTCGACTCGGCCTGCGGCGCTCGTCGATCCCCCGGAAACCGGGGGATTGCGTAAGAAGCCTGTCAACCGCACGGACGGCCACACACGCGGTCTCCCGCTCGGCGGGGGACCGGCGAGCGTCCTGCCAGGGACCGAGCCGAGGGGGCACCTGGCAGACCGGACCTCCGCGTGGCCGACGCCGCAAACCGGGACAGCCGCGGCCCGTGGTCATCAATCCCGCGACAGACCATTGGCACCCCGTGGATGACCGCCCTGTCGCGATGGTCTTGGCCCTCTTGTTGTTGCCACGCAACGACTCGTCACGATCGGGCAGAATGGGCCGGTGCTCACTCTGTAGGCGGTAACTCCGGTTCGAGTCCGGTCGGGGCTGCCCCTTGACTCACTCCTGCCTTCCGACACGGTCTGGCTTCTCACCCTGCTTGTGATGTATCACACATCGTGATACGTTGAGTGCATGGCTCAGGCGATCTCGGTTCGACTCGACGATGAGGCGCTCCGCGCGCTCGGCCACCTCGAGGCAACCGGTATGACACGCTCCGAAGCGATCCGTGCCGCGCTCGTCGAAGCAGCATCCCGGCTCCGAGACAAGCAGATGCTCGCCGCCGAGGTCGCCGCTCTCGAAGCCGACGGCGACGATCGTGCGGAGATGCTGGCGGTGGCCGAGCTCATGGAGAGCCTCCGTGCGTCGGGGTGACATCATCGCTCTGCGACTCCCGAAGGGTGCAGGGCACGAACAACTAAGGCGTCGCTTCGGCGTCGTCGTGCAATCCGATGCCTTCCTTCCACGGTCCGTCGTGCTGGTGGCGCCCACGTCGAGGAGCGCCAAAGCGGCATCGTTCCGGCCCGAGATCGACATCGATGGCACCTCTACTCGCGTGCTCGTCGAGCAGGTCGGTGCCGTCGATGTACAGCGCCTCGGTGACCTCGCCGGCCATCTGACCCCGGAAGAGCAGTGGGGAGTCGACACCGCCTTGCTCACCGTACTTGGACTCCACTGAGCAGCGCCGATCACCACGTGCTGAGCAATGATGGACACTCCGCCGAGTGCCCGGGGATCGGCACATCGAGGGCGATGGTCCACGAGGCGCCGCGATCCTTGGTAGCCCGCGGTGGGCCGATGCGATCGGGTTTTCCACCTGTATCCGCGCCTGGACCTGCGAGAATGACGACATGCTGAGCGTCGGAACCGTCGTCATGGGAGTTGAAGAGCTGCCCCGAGCGGTGGCCTTCTGGACGAAGGCCCTCGACTACGTCCCCAAGCGCGCCATCGAGCCCGGCGCCGACTTCGCGATCCTCGTTCCGGCAAAGGGGCCCGGTGCGCACTTGGCGCTCGACGTCAGCGAGACGCCCGTCCAGCAGTACCCCCGAATCCACCTGGACCTCTATGCGGGGGACGCCGCCGACCAGGCCGCCGAGGTCGAGCGGCTTGTCTCGCTGGGTGCGACGCGTGTCGACTGGGATCGGTATCCGGACGACCCCGACTTCATCGTCCTCGCCGACACCGAGGGCAACCGCTTCTGCGTCATCGATACGGGCCACGGCTGACCGCCCCGCACCAGCGAGAGGGGTGCCGTCAGACGTGGGCCAGCAGTCGATCCAGCGGTCGGGGCACTTGGCCAGGGTTCAACGCGTCGACGAGCAAGGGCGCATAGCGGATCTTCCGGCCGGCGCGGGTGCCCATGAAGCGCCGGAGTTGTTCTTCGAGGGTGCGTTCTCGCTGCGCAGGCTGTCTCTGGAAGATGCGGAACGATCCGAGCTCACCTTGAGCGTCGACGACTCGTTCCACGGCGACGGCACCGATCGACCGGATCATCTCGTCCTCCAGGTCTGCGACGCAGACATAGAAGCCGAGGAGCTCCATGTCGGCACGGGTGAGGTTGGAGCCGAGACCCGCCCGCTCGAGACCGCGCTGGAAGTCGCCCTCCTCACCGGCGTCACAGAGCCCCGCCAGCGTGAGGTCGAGCCCCTGAGGCCCGAGCAGCGCCAGGAAGTGCCCGATGTTCGTGGCGCCCCCGATCGGCACGATCGAGACGCCGTCGGCGGCGAGGTCCCGCCCTCGGCGCCGGGCGAGCGCTTCGAGCGCAAACTGGTCGCTGATCCCTTCGACGAGCACCGCGGCACGTGATCCGACGCCTGCCGGCGGCGGATGCGTGGTCGCGCCGAGCTGAGGGGCACCCCCGGCACGGGACGTCCACTCGTCGGCTTCCATCGAGGATGGCGGCTGCTCGTGCATAGCTCGCAGTTTCGCAGCTCTCGAGCGGCGGGTTCGATCAGGATCATCCCTCGGAAATCGGCGCCTCGTCCGTCGACGCGCCACCCGGCAGACTCGCCACACGCCTCCGCTTCGCCTCCGAGGCGTGTCAGGCGCGCAAGGTTCCGGGGGGAGGCGACTGGAGAGCCGCTAGGTGCTCCCCGTCACCGGGATGGCGGCGCCGTTGATGACTCCCGATCCTTCGCTCGCCAGGAAGTCGACGAGGACTGCGATCTCGGCAGGTTTCGGCCACGACACATAGTCGGCGTACGGCAGCGCCGCCCTGGTGGCGTCGGTGTCGATCACGGTCGGGAGGATGGCGTTAGCGGTGATGCCCGTGTCGCCCAACTCGCTGGCGACGCTCTTGATGAGCGCCACCACTCCTGCCTTGGCGATGTTGTACGCGGCTTGACCCGAGGGAGCGTCGAAGGCGGCCTTCGACCCGACCGCGATGATGCGCCCCCACTCGGCATCCCTCATGTGGGGGATCGCCGCTCGGATCGTGTTGAACGCCGATCGCAGGTTCAAGTCGAGCATCCTGTTGAAGCGGACGTCGTCCGTCTCGGCGACGTCACGGCCACCCGCCCATCCTCCGACGAGGGAGCAGAGCACGTTGAACCCGCCGAAATGCTCTGCCGTCTGCTTCATGAAGCTGCTGATCGCCTCGGCATCGGTGGCGTCGACGCGTCGCAGCAACAGCATGCTCTCGTCGAGGTCGAACTGGTCCTCGAACCCCCTCGCCTCCTCCGGCATGAGGTAGGTGATGGCGAGGCTGTACTTGCGTCTGAGCAACAGCGGGACGAGCGCTCGGCCGAGCGCACCAGTACCTCCGGTGACGACTGCCACTGGCTGCTGCATCGGGCCACCCTAGTTGGCGCTCCGCGGAGCGGCGGTTCACGGATGGAGGCGCTTGAAGGCCTCGCCGAGTCCGAGGCCTGCCGGTGCACCCGACTCGGCCGCCCTCTCGGCCAGGCGCTTCTCGAAGGCCGCTCGTGCCTCGTCGTCCGCCCCTCCCATCGTCGTCGGTCCCTGCGATGCGTGGCAGAGCAGTGCCGCCAGCTTGGCCGAGAACGAAGGGGCGATGTCCTCCCAATGGTCCGGCTCGTCAGCCGCCCACAGGAGCATGGCGCTCGGTCGATGAGGCGGCAGCCCTTGCTCGGGGAAGAAGAGGTGATCTCGAGCGGCGACCATCCCGTCGATGGCGCCCCACCCGGTTGCCCTGTGGTCGGGGTGCAGCATGTACCGCTTCCACGGGTCGTGGGAGAGCAGGACGTCCGGGCGATGGATCCTGATCTGGAGGCAGATCTCGTACCGGAGGGCCATGTCGTACACCAACTCGCCGTCGACGTGGTCGAGATGCACCAGGTGAGCCGCCCCCAGCGCGTGGGCGGCCGCCAGCTGTTCCGATCGCCGGGTGGCGGCCAGGTCGGTCGGGTCGGTCCCGACATCCCATGTGCCCTTCGATCCGTCGGTAACGATGAGCAGCGTCACCTCGGACCCGGCGGCGGACCACTTCGCCAGCGTGCCGCCTGCGCCGAACTCGATGTCGTCGGGGTGGGCGCCGATCGCCAAGACGCGCTCCGGAAGCGTCAGCGCATCGCTCATCTACTCGCCTGGGCGGGGACCAGATCGGCGATCCACATCCCGCGTGGATGGGACAGGATCAGCCTCAGGTCATCCGGGGTGTCGAGGTCGTATGCGAGCTCGGGGGTGACGAGCACCTCGGCTCGTGGCATCAGGCCGAGATGCTTGGCGAAACTGCCATGGCCGTACTGGAACCGGAATCCCGGCCCGGTCCCGCCGATGACGTTCGTGCCGCCGTCGTGTGAGGGAGCGATGACACCTTCGTCGGCGGCTGCGGTGAG
This genomic interval from Acidimicrobiia bacterium contains the following:
- a CDS encoding ATP-dependent endonuclease, encoding MHEQPPSSMEADEWTSRAGGAPQLGATTHPPPAGVGSRAAVLVEGISDQFALEALARRRGRDLAADGVSIVPIGGATNIGHFLALLGPQGLDLTLAGLCDAGEEGDFQRGLERAGLGSNLTRADMELLGFYVCVADLEDEMIRSIGAVAVERVVDAQGELGSFRIFQRQPAQRERTLEEQLRRFMGTRAGRKIRYAPLLVDALNPGQVPRPLDRLLAHV
- a CDS encoding SDR family NAD(P)-dependent oxidoreductase; translated protein: MQQPVAVVTGGTGALGRALVPLLLRRKYSLAITYLMPEEARGFEDQFDLDESMLLLRRVDATDAEAISSFMKQTAEHFGGFNVLCSLVGGWAGGRDVAETDDVRFNRMLDLNLRSAFNTIRAAIPHMRDAEWGRIIAVGSKAAFDAPSGQAAYNIAKAGVVALIKSVASELGDTGITANAILPTVIDTDATRAALPYADYVSWPKPAEIAVLVDFLASEGSGVINGAAIPVTGST
- a CDS encoding type II toxin-antitoxin system PemK/MazF family toxin is translated as MRRGDIIALRLPKGAGHEQLRRRFGVVVQSDAFLPRSVVLVAPTSRSAKAASFRPEIDIDGTSTRVLVEQVGAVDVQRLGDLAGHLTPEEQWGVDTALLTVLGLH
- a CDS encoding ribbon-helix-helix protein, CopG family; its protein translation is MAQAISVRLDDEALRALGHLEATGMTRSEAIRAALVEAASRLRDKQMLAAEVAALEADGDDRAEMLAVAELMESLRASG
- a CDS encoding VOC family protein, which encodes MLSVGTVVMGVEELPRAVAFWTKALDYVPKRAIEPGADFAILVPAKGPGAHLALDVSETPVQQYPRIHLDLYAGDAADQAAEVERLVSLGATRVDWDRYPDDPDFIVLADTEGNRFCVIDTGHG
- a CDS encoding PIG-L deacetylase family protein, coding for MSDALTLPERVLAIGAHPDDIEFGAGGTLAKWSAAGSEVTLLIVTDGSKGTWDVGTDPTDLAATRRSEQLAAAHALGAAHLVHLDHVDGELVYDMALRYEICLQIRIHRPDVLLSHDPWKRYMLHPDHRATGWGAIDGMVAARDHLFFPEQGLPPHRPSAMLLWAADEPDHWEDIAPSFSAKLAALLCHASQGPTTMGGADDEARAAFEKRLAERAAESGAPAGLGLGEAFKRLHP